A genome region from Nycticebus coucang isolate mNycCou1 chromosome 22, mNycCou1.pri, whole genome shotgun sequence includes the following:
- the LEXM gene encoding lymphocyte expansion molecule isoform X4, with protein sequence MPTKQPRMNLPGNREQRGVVSSWSSWQDGAPPHWRVRQQGHAGGRNPGRMTTAARCRFDVSAVYPNQKKLSTFTEAPYFSRYSMALSHIGPGTYSLSDTCFSKRKLKKEVGTGWDKAQEATRLTQMPHFQYQAILKEKRQQEQKLGPGTYNFKDFLELLEQKPRSTRGLLSSGETRFRGLIGNYYPGPGNYGEKGNPYTKLEENAWNRSHSEGLMCRMTNKPLPVDREGSGLGPGTYFFKSGIETYLARSMGTRGPYDTFSGDRGKPLPYGHYSVQATSGPGTWLPSEEKSKHTNHPPFLLSSKRSSPQTGPNVLGSWNPVGVGRYLNTWLMETKDRRQRYRSLYLGEPKRYLSDLNRDMIMQERITPFTKGKCPPTVDYNSDPTP encoded by the exons ATGCCTACCAAACAGCCTAGGATGAATCTGCCAGGAAACAGGGAGCAGCGGGGGGTTGTAAGCAGCTGGAGCAGCTGGCAAGATGGAGCACCACCACACTGGAGGGTGAGGCAGCAGGGTCACGCTGGGGGCCGGAACCCGGGGAGGATGACCACAGCCGCACGGTGCAG GTTTGATGTCTCTGCTGTTTATCCCAATCAGAAGAAGCTCAGCACCTTCACGGAGGCTCCATACTTCAGTCGGTATTCTATGGCGCTG TCCCACATAGGGCCTGGAACCTACAGCTTATCGGACACCTGCTTCAGTAAGAGGAAGCTGAAGAAGGAGGTGGGCACAGGCTGGGACAAGGCCCAGGAAGCCACCCGGCTGACTCAGATGCCCCATTTCCAGTACCAGGCCATCCTGAAGGAGAAGCGGCAGCAG GAGCAAAAACTGGGTCCCGGCACCTACAACTTCAAAGATTTCTTAGAACTGCTGGAGCAGAAACCACGTAGCACTCGGGGGCTGCTCAGCTCTGGGGAGACTCGCTTTCGAGGACTCATCGGG AACTACTACCCCGGCCCTGGGAATTATGGGGAGAAGGGCAACCCCTACACGAAGCTGGAGGAGAATGCCTGGAACCGGTCCCATTCCGAGGGCCTCATGTGCAGGATGACCAACAAGCCACTCCCTGTGGATCGTGAG GGGAGTGGCCTGGGACCCGGCACCTACTTCTTCAAAAGTGGCATCGAGACATACCTGGCACGCTCCATGGGCACCCGTGGCCCCTATGACACTTTCTCTGGTGACCGAGGCAAGCCGCTGCCTTATGGGCATTACTCCGTACAG GCCACATCTGGCCCTGGCACCTGGCTTCCGTCAGAGGAGAAATCCAAACACACCAACCACCCGCCGTTCCTGCTGTCCTCCAAGCGGTCCAGCCCACAGACCGGGCCGAATGTTTTGGGAAGCTGG AACCCAGTAGGTGTGGGCCGCTACCTTAACACCTGGCTGATGGAGACAAAGGACAGACGGCAGCGCTATCGGTCCCTGTACCTGGGTGAACCCAAACGCTACCTCTCGGACCTGAACCGGGACATGATCATGCA ggaaaggaTCACACCTTTTACTAAGGGGAAGTGCCCTCCAACTGTGGATTACAATTCAGATCCTACTCCTTAA
- the LEXM gene encoding lymphocyte expansion molecule isoform X1 — translation MPTKQPRMNLPGNREQRGVVSSWSSWQDGAPPHWRVRQQGHAGGRNPGRMTTAARCRFDVSAVYPNQKKLSTFTEAPYFSRYSMALSHIGPGTYSLSDTCFSKRKLKKEVGTGWDKAQEATRLTQMPHFQYQAILKEKRQQEQKLGPGTYNFKDFLELLEQKPRSTRGLLSSGETRFRGLIGNYYPGPGNYGEKGNPYTKLEENAWNRSHSEGLMCRMTNKPLPVDREGSGLGPGTYFFKSGIETYLARSMGTRGPYDTFSGDRGKPLPYGHYSVQKKKPRELMNFKSFTDELNSRYNKKRGVFSKVPRNPKTPTERIYWATLSQCPRTLATSGPGTWLPSEEKSKHTNHPPFLLSSKRSSPQTGPNVLGSWNPVGVGRYLNTWLMETKDRRQRYRSLYLGEPKRYLSDLNRDMIMQERITPFTKGKCPPTVDYNSDPTP, via the exons ATGCCTACCAAACAGCCTAGGATGAATCTGCCAGGAAACAGGGAGCAGCGGGGGGTTGTAAGCAGCTGGAGCAGCTGGCAAGATGGAGCACCACCACACTGGAGGGTGAGGCAGCAGGGTCACGCTGGGGGCCGGAACCCGGGGAGGATGACCACAGCCGCACGGTGCAG GTTTGATGTCTCTGCTGTTTATCCCAATCAGAAGAAGCTCAGCACCTTCACGGAGGCTCCATACTTCAGTCGGTATTCTATGGCGCTG TCCCACATAGGGCCTGGAACCTACAGCTTATCGGACACCTGCTTCAGTAAGAGGAAGCTGAAGAAGGAGGTGGGCACAGGCTGGGACAAGGCCCAGGAAGCCACCCGGCTGACTCAGATGCCCCATTTCCAGTACCAGGCCATCCTGAAGGAGAAGCGGCAGCAG GAGCAAAAACTGGGTCCCGGCACCTACAACTTCAAAGATTTCTTAGAACTGCTGGAGCAGAAACCACGTAGCACTCGGGGGCTGCTCAGCTCTGGGGAGACTCGCTTTCGAGGACTCATCGGG AACTACTACCCCGGCCCTGGGAATTATGGGGAGAAGGGCAACCCCTACACGAAGCTGGAGGAGAATGCCTGGAACCGGTCCCATTCCGAGGGCCTCATGTGCAGGATGACCAACAAGCCACTCCCTGTGGATCGTGAG GGGAGTGGCCTGGGACCCGGCACCTACTTCTTCAAAAGTGGCATCGAGACATACCTGGCACGCTCCATGGGCACCCGTGGCCCCTATGACACTTTCTCTGGTGACCGAGGCAAGCCGCTGCCTTATGGGCATTACTCCGTACAG aaaaaaaaacccagggaACTGATGAATTTCAAGAGCTTCACAGATGAACTTAACTCACGTTACAATAAGAAGCGTGGGGTTTTTTCAAAAGTTCCCCGCAACCCAAAGACCCCTACAGAGAGGATTTACTGGGCAACCCTCAGCCAATGCCCCCGAACACTG GCCACATCTGGCCCTGGCACCTGGCTTCCGTCAGAGGAGAAATCCAAACACACCAACCACCCGCCGTTCCTGCTGTCCTCCAAGCGGTCCAGCCCACAGACCGGGCCGAATGTTTTGGGAAGCTGG AACCCAGTAGGTGTGGGCCGCTACCTTAACACCTGGCTGATGGAGACAAAGGACAGACGGCAGCGCTATCGGTCCCTGTACCTGGGTGAACCCAAACGCTACCTCTCGGACCTGAACCGGGACATGATCATGCA ggaaaggaTCACACCTTTTACTAAGGGGAAGTGCCCTCCAACTGTGGATTACAATTCAGATCCTACTCCTTAA
- the LEXM gene encoding lymphocyte expansion molecule isoform X3, translating into MGRPPSEPGAGGQGAAASRFDVSAVYPNQKKLSTFTEAPYFSRYSMALSHIGPGTYSLSDTCFSKRKLKKEVGTGWDKAQEATRLTQMPHFQYQAILKEKRQQEQKLGPGTYNFKDFLELLEQKPRSTRGLLSSGETRFRGLIGNYYPGPGNYGEKGNPYTKLEENAWNRSHSEGLMCRMTNKPLPVDREGSGLGPGTYFFKSGIETYLARSMGTRGPYDTFSGDRGKPLPYGHYSVQKKKPRELMNFKSFTDELNSRYNKKRGVFSKVPRNPKTPTERIYWATLSQCPRTLATSGPGTWLPSEEKSKHTNHPPFLLSSKRSSPQTGPNVLGSWNPVGVGRYLNTWLMETKDRRQRYRSLYLGEPKRYLSDLNRDMIMQERITPFTKGKCPPTVDYNSDPTP; encoded by the exons ATGGGACGCCCCCCGAGCGAGCCCGGCGCGGGAGGCCAGGGAGCGGCCGCTTCCAG GTTTGATGTCTCTGCTGTTTATCCCAATCAGAAGAAGCTCAGCACCTTCACGGAGGCTCCATACTTCAGTCGGTATTCTATGGCGCTG TCCCACATAGGGCCTGGAACCTACAGCTTATCGGACACCTGCTTCAGTAAGAGGAAGCTGAAGAAGGAGGTGGGCACAGGCTGGGACAAGGCCCAGGAAGCCACCCGGCTGACTCAGATGCCCCATTTCCAGTACCAGGCCATCCTGAAGGAGAAGCGGCAGCAG GAGCAAAAACTGGGTCCCGGCACCTACAACTTCAAAGATTTCTTAGAACTGCTGGAGCAGAAACCACGTAGCACTCGGGGGCTGCTCAGCTCTGGGGAGACTCGCTTTCGAGGACTCATCGGG AACTACTACCCCGGCCCTGGGAATTATGGGGAGAAGGGCAACCCCTACACGAAGCTGGAGGAGAATGCCTGGAACCGGTCCCATTCCGAGGGCCTCATGTGCAGGATGACCAACAAGCCACTCCCTGTGGATCGTGAG GGGAGTGGCCTGGGACCCGGCACCTACTTCTTCAAAAGTGGCATCGAGACATACCTGGCACGCTCCATGGGCACCCGTGGCCCCTATGACACTTTCTCTGGTGACCGAGGCAAGCCGCTGCCTTATGGGCATTACTCCGTACAG aaaaaaaaacccagggaACTGATGAATTTCAAGAGCTTCACAGATGAACTTAACTCACGTTACAATAAGAAGCGTGGGGTTTTTTCAAAAGTTCCCCGCAACCCAAAGACCCCTACAGAGAGGATTTACTGGGCAACCCTCAGCCAATGCCCCCGAACACTG GCCACATCTGGCCCTGGCACCTGGCTTCCGTCAGAGGAGAAATCCAAACACACCAACCACCCGCCGTTCCTGCTGTCCTCCAAGCGGTCCAGCCCACAGACCGGGCCGAATGTTTTGGGAAGCTGG AACCCAGTAGGTGTGGGCCGCTACCTTAACACCTGGCTGATGGAGACAAAGGACAGACGGCAGCGCTATCGGTCCCTGTACCTGGGTGAACCCAAACGCTACCTCTCGGACCTGAACCGGGACATGATCATGCA ggaaaggaTCACACCTTTTACTAAGGGGAAGTGCCCTCCAACTGTGGATTACAATTCAGATCCTACTCCTTAA
- the LEXM gene encoding lymphocyte expansion molecule isoform X2, with product MAMAAKWFSGAPFGVQSHRFDVSAVYPNQKKLSTFTEAPYFSRYSMALSHIGPGTYSLSDTCFSKRKLKKEVGTGWDKAQEATRLTQMPHFQYQAILKEKRQQEQKLGPGTYNFKDFLELLEQKPRSTRGLLSSGETRFRGLIGNYYPGPGNYGEKGNPYTKLEENAWNRSHSEGLMCRMTNKPLPVDREGSGLGPGTYFFKSGIETYLARSMGTRGPYDTFSGDRGKPLPYGHYSVQKKKPRELMNFKSFTDELNSRYNKKRGVFSKVPRNPKTPTERIYWATLSQCPRTLATSGPGTWLPSEEKSKHTNHPPFLLSSKRSSPQTGPNVLGSWNPVGVGRYLNTWLMETKDRRQRYRSLYLGEPKRYLSDLNRDMIMQERITPFTKGKCPPTVDYNSDPTP from the exons ATGGCCATGGCCGCCAAGTGGTTCAGCGGGGCACCCTTCGGGGTGCAGAGCCACAG GTTTGATGTCTCTGCTGTTTATCCCAATCAGAAGAAGCTCAGCACCTTCACGGAGGCTCCATACTTCAGTCGGTATTCTATGGCGCTG TCCCACATAGGGCCTGGAACCTACAGCTTATCGGACACCTGCTTCAGTAAGAGGAAGCTGAAGAAGGAGGTGGGCACAGGCTGGGACAAGGCCCAGGAAGCCACCCGGCTGACTCAGATGCCCCATTTCCAGTACCAGGCCATCCTGAAGGAGAAGCGGCAGCAG GAGCAAAAACTGGGTCCCGGCACCTACAACTTCAAAGATTTCTTAGAACTGCTGGAGCAGAAACCACGTAGCACTCGGGGGCTGCTCAGCTCTGGGGAGACTCGCTTTCGAGGACTCATCGGG AACTACTACCCCGGCCCTGGGAATTATGGGGAGAAGGGCAACCCCTACACGAAGCTGGAGGAGAATGCCTGGAACCGGTCCCATTCCGAGGGCCTCATGTGCAGGATGACCAACAAGCCACTCCCTGTGGATCGTGAG GGGAGTGGCCTGGGACCCGGCACCTACTTCTTCAAAAGTGGCATCGAGACATACCTGGCACGCTCCATGGGCACCCGTGGCCCCTATGACACTTTCTCTGGTGACCGAGGCAAGCCGCTGCCTTATGGGCATTACTCCGTACAG aaaaaaaaacccagggaACTGATGAATTTCAAGAGCTTCACAGATGAACTTAACTCACGTTACAATAAGAAGCGTGGGGTTTTTTCAAAAGTTCCCCGCAACCCAAAGACCCCTACAGAGAGGATTTACTGGGCAACCCTCAGCCAATGCCCCCGAACACTG GCCACATCTGGCCCTGGCACCTGGCTTCCGTCAGAGGAGAAATCCAAACACACCAACCACCCGCCGTTCCTGCTGTCCTCCAAGCGGTCCAGCCCACAGACCGGGCCGAATGTTTTGGGAAGCTGG AACCCAGTAGGTGTGGGCCGCTACCTTAACACCTGGCTGATGGAGACAAAGGACAGACGGCAGCGCTATCGGTCCCTGTACCTGGGTGAACCCAAACGCTACCTCTCGGACCTGAACCGGGACATGATCATGCA ggaaaggaTCACACCTTTTACTAAGGGGAAGTGCCCTCCAACTGTGGATTACAATTCAGATCCTACTCCTTAA